The following are encoded together in the Deinococcus soli (ex Cha et al. 2016) genome:
- a CDS encoding 4'-phosphopantetheinyl transferase superfamily protein, translated as MIVAVGHDLIEISRIRRMLEREGKRAEKLFAPTELEYCARLQDPAPSLAARFAAKEAFQKVWPRPHGWRDVWVQRDRTPGGPFPFAPPVLGFAPDIAAELAERGWVAHLTLTHTKEHASAVVILEAR; from the coding sequence ATGATCGTCGCCGTGGGGCATGACCTGATCGAGATCAGCCGCATCCGGCGCATGCTCGAACGCGAAGGGAAACGCGCCGAGAAACTCTTCGCGCCCACCGAACTCGAGTACTGCGCGCGCCTGCAGGATCCCGCTCCCAGCCTCGCCGCGCGCTTCGCCGCGAAGGAGGCCTTCCAGAAGGTCTGGCCGCGCCCGCACGGCTGGCGAGACGTGTGGGTGCAGCGCGACCGCACCCCGGGCGGCCCTTTCCCGTTCGCGCCCCCCGTGCTGGGCTTCGCGCCCGACATCGCCGCTGAACTGGCCGAGCGCGGCTGGGTGGCGCACCTGACCCTCACCCACACCAAGGAACACGCGTCGGCGGTCGTGATCCTGGAGGCGCGTTGA
- a CDS encoding pilus assembly FimT family protein gives MRQGFTLVELLVTLAILGIVLAIGTSSMLSYWNSRQLQEGAAQLAADVERVRSGALRYNTTATFEQVTATTYRLTINGASSTVTLPHSLSLTNAPVTLTYSAPYSELTSAPATLVLRHPRTARTAQMRTVGVTGKVIQDGS, from the coding sequence GTGCGGCAGGGTTTCACCCTGGTGGAACTGCTGGTCACCCTGGCAATCCTGGGAATCGTCCTGGCGATCGGGACCTCTTCCATGCTGAGCTACTGGAACTCCCGGCAGTTGCAGGAGGGCGCCGCACAACTCGCCGCCGACGTGGAACGCGTCCGCAGCGGCGCCCTGCGGTACAACACCACCGCCACCTTCGAGCAGGTGACCGCCACCACGTACCGCCTGACCATCAACGGGGCCAGCAGCACCGTCACGCTGCCCCACAGCCTCTCGCTCACGAACGCGCCTGTTACCCTGACGTACAGTGCGCCGTACAGTGAACTGACCAGCGCTCCGGCGACCCTGGTGCTGCGCCACCCGCGCACCGCCCGCACCGCGCAGATGCGGACCGTCGGGGTGACAGGTAAGGTGATCCAGGATGGCTCCTGA
- a CDS encoding dynamin family protein yields MLVSDRVQGVLSRERGLLGDVQAFLEAQGAPPEVVGHARQALRNLDEAFLLVVVGEFNAGKSSFVNALLGAAVLPEGVTPTTDRIYVLVHGEQPGQMEPTSDPFVSRLTYPLPSLEGVALVDTPGTNAIVRQHQALTEGFLPRADLVLFLTSADRPFTESERQFLELAARWGRGVIMVVNKADLLETPDQREQVRAFVETGARGVLGLTPPVLLISARGEQRGGDAGFAALRTLLQERLSETERTRLKLLSPLNTVSQLLSGEATRAEGARATLTEDLRVLGDLEAQRATHGETMLGELDGQLNRVSRLLSEFEVRADRFIDARLRFSNLRGLLNSRELEEDFRREAVADLPEAIDRQFGTMIDRFVEANLHFWEDVQAFLIRRQPSQEVARTRFSYDRAALLDGIAGSAREHLATTTEQELARNLSRDAEDAMKGVIGGLAGGVGIGAGIGALVGASALDFTGGILAGLTLGSLGLFVLPNKRIQAHRQLRARVAELREALERIVRREFEREQDRADTRLHDAISPFTRFTRQEQARLDAARTRSGELRADLDALQAEVKALG; encoded by the coding sequence ATGCTGGTATCGGATCGGGTGCAGGGGGTGCTGTCGCGGGAGCGGGGGCTGCTGGGGGACGTGCAGGCGTTTCTGGAGGCCCAGGGCGCGCCGCCGGAGGTGGTGGGGCACGCCCGTCAGGCGCTGCGCAACCTCGATGAGGCGTTCCTGCTGGTGGTGGTCGGGGAGTTCAATGCGGGCAAGAGTTCGTTCGTGAACGCGCTGCTGGGTGCGGCGGTGCTGCCCGAGGGCGTGACCCCCACCACGGACCGCATTTACGTGCTGGTGCATGGCGAGCAGCCGGGTCAGATGGAACCGACCAGTGATCCCTTCGTGAGTCGCCTGACGTACCCGCTGCCGAGTCTGGAGGGCGTGGCGCTGGTGGACACGCCGGGCACGAACGCGATCGTGCGGCAGCATCAGGCGCTGACCGAGGGCTTCCTGCCGCGCGCGGACCTCGTGCTGTTCCTGACGTCGGCGGACCGGCCATTCACGGAGTCCGAACGGCAGTTCCTTGAACTCGCGGCCCGCTGGGGACGCGGCGTGATCATGGTCGTGAACAAGGCCGATCTTCTGGAAACCCCCGATCAGCGCGAGCAGGTGCGCGCGTTTGTCGAGACCGGTGCGCGCGGCGTGCTGGGCCTGACCCCGCCGGTGCTGCTGATCAGCGCGCGCGGTGAGCAGCGCGGCGGGGACGCGGGCTTTGCGGCGCTGCGCACCCTGCTGCAGGAGCGGCTGTCCGAGACGGAACGCACCCGCCTGAAACTCCTGAGTCCGCTGAACACCGTGTCGCAGCTCCTGAGTGGCGAGGCGACCCGCGCGGAGGGGGCGCGCGCCACCCTGACGGAGGACCTGCGCGTGCTGGGCGACCTGGAGGCGCAGCGGGCCACGCACGGCGAGACGATGCTGGGTGAACTGGACGGGCAGCTGAACCGCGTTTCTCGCCTCCTGAGTGAGTTCGAGGTCCGCGCCGACCGCTTCATCGACGCGCGGCTGCGCTTCTCGAACCTGCGGGGGCTGCTGAACAGCCGCGAGCTGGAGGAGGACTTCCGGCGCGAGGCGGTCGCGGACCTGCCGGAGGCGATTGACCGGCAGTTCGGCACGATGATCGACCGGTTCGTGGAGGCGAACCTGCACTTCTGGGAGGACGTGCAGGCGTTCCTGATCCGCCGCCAGCCCAGCCAGGAGGTGGCCCGCACCCGCTTCTCGTACGACCGCGCCGCGCTGCTCGACGGCATCGCCGGGTCGGCGCGCGAGCACCTTGCGACGACCACCGAGCAGGAACTCGCCCGGAACCTCTCGCGGGACGCGGAGGACGCCATGAAGGGCGTGATCGGCGGTCTGGCGGGCGGCGTCGGGATCGGCGCGGGCATCGGCGCGCTCGTGGGGGCCAGCGCGCTGGACTTCACCGGGGGCATCCTGGCGGGCCTGACACTGGGCAGCCTGGGCCTGTTCGTCCTGCCGAACAAACGCATCCAGGCGCACCGGCAGCTGCGCGCCCGCGTGGCGGAACTGCGCGAGGCGCTGGAACGCATCGTGCGGCGCGAGTTCGAACGCGAGCAGGACCGCGCCGACACGCGCCTGCACGACGCGATCAGTCCCTTCACGCGCTTCACCCGGCAGGAGCAGGCCCGGCTGGACGCGGCCCGCACCCGCTCCGGCGAGTTGCGTGCCGACCTGGATGCCCTGCAGGCCGAAGTCAAGGCGCTGGGGTAA
- a CDS encoding aldo/keto reductase, with amino-acid sequence MTFLPVESPRLGLGLAALGRPGYINLGHGADLADRSVEGLRAQAWAVLDAAWAAGVRYLDTARSYGLGEAFLGGWLAARGLGPGSGARVGSKWGYTYVADWRPDAPTHEVKTHDLPTLTRQWPETLAALGRTPDVYLIHSATLDSGVLENRGVLGRLAELVASGVRVGLSTSGPAQADTLRRALAAQVEGVNPFSVVQATWNVLESSAGPALAEAHAAGWTVVVKEGVANGRLTAHGLTGRGDVPAPVARLAHEHGVTPDAIALAAVLAQPWADVVLSGASTTMQLAQNLAALRLTLPADALHDLNSPPADYWAARSALPWQ; translated from the coding sequence ATGACCTTCCTTCCTGTTGAGTCACCCCGACTGGGGCTGGGACTGGCGGCGCTGGGCCGCCCCGGGTACATCAATCTCGGGCACGGCGCGGACCTCGCGGACCGCAGTGTGGAGGGCCTGCGCGCGCAGGCGTGGGCGGTGCTGGACGCCGCGTGGGCGGCGGGCGTGCGGTACCTCGACACGGCGCGCAGTTACGGGCTGGGCGAGGCGTTCCTGGGTGGCTGGCTGGCCGCGCGCGGGCTCGGGCCGGGGTCGGGCGCGCGGGTGGGCAGCAAGTGGGGGTACACGTACGTCGCGGACTGGCGCCCGGACGCGCCGACGCACGAGGTGAAGACCCACGACCTGCCCACCCTGACGCGGCAGTGGCCGGAAACCCTGGCGGCGCTGGGGCGCACGCCGGACGTGTACCTGATCCACTCGGCGACGCTGGACTCCGGTGTGCTGGAGAACCGGGGGGTGCTGGGTCGACTGGCGGAACTGGTCGCGTCGGGCGTGCGGGTGGGCCTGTCCACGAGTGGGCCCGCGCAGGCCGACACGCTGCGCCGCGCGCTGGCGGCGCAGGTGGAGGGCGTGAACCCCTTCAGCGTGGTGCAGGCCACCTGGAACGTGCTGGAGTCCTCGGCGGGCCCGGCGCTGGCCGAGGCGCACGCGGCGGGCTGGACGGTCGTGGTGAAGGAGGGCGTGGCGAACGGCCGCCTGACCGCCCATGGACTGACCGGTCGGGGGGACGTGCCCGCGCCAGTGGCCCGGCTGGCCCACGAGCACGGCGTCACGCCGGACGCCATCGCCCTGGCGGCGGTCCTCGCGCAGCCCTGGGCGGACGTGGTGCTCAGCGGGGCGAGCACCACCATGCAACTGGCGCAGAACCTCGCCGCGCTGCGCCTGACCCTCCCAGCAGACGCGCTGCATGACCTCAATTCCCCTCCGGCCGACTACTGGGCGGCCCGCTCAGCGCTGCCCTGGCAGTGA
- a CDS encoding YbbR-like domain-containing protein → MSVGDRVQGRLHWLRRWLSPRYAWGRTTHNLLPKLLALAVSVTLWVVATADRRANVEQGFDVPVTVRDTTGNGQEKRATSNLNPASVRVILSGRPERLRDLQPDSIEAVVDVTDAPEGSFTRTVTVTAPGGTALQRVTPTRVQGFVDTQVARTLPVTLSVTSPPDSSLPRYQVTPGEATVSGAGQIVVSVARLATSPAPLGVNAEREVPLIALDAAGRPVTGVTMRPSTVTVRRLDTGELPVKTLRVVLNDPPSGLQVTAVSVQPGTVRLVAAPELLARLREVAGQVTYREGTYTAPVRLNVPAGAQALETVSVRLTVTRRTAP, encoded by the coding sequence GTGAGCGTGGGGGACCGCGTGCAGGGGCGGCTGCACTGGCTGCGGCGCTGGCTGAGCCCCCGCTACGCCTGGGGGAGAACGACGCACAACCTGCTGCCGAAGCTGCTGGCGCTGGCGGTATCGGTGACGCTGTGGGTCGTGGCGACCGCCGACCGCCGCGCGAACGTCGAGCAGGGCTTTGACGTGCCGGTCACCGTGCGCGACACGACGGGCAACGGGCAGGAGAAACGCGCGACGAGCAACCTGAATCCGGCGTCCGTACGGGTGATCCTGTCAGGCCGCCCGGAGCGGCTGCGGGACCTGCAGCCCGACAGCATCGAGGCGGTGGTGGACGTCACCGACGCGCCGGAGGGCAGTTTCACGCGCACGGTGACCGTGACCGCGCCGGGCGGCACAGCCCTGCAACGCGTGACACCCACGCGGGTGCAGGGCTTCGTGGACACGCAGGTGGCGCGCACGCTGCCCGTGACGCTCAGCGTGACCAGTCCGCCCGATTCGAGCCTGCCCCGCTATCAGGTGACGCCGGGTGAGGCGACCGTGTCCGGGGCGGGGCAGATTGTCGTGAGCGTGGCGCGGCTGGCGACGAGTCCGGCCCCGCTGGGCGTGAATGCCGAGCGTGAGGTGCCGCTGATTGCACTGGACGCTGCCGGTCGGCCCGTCACCGGGGTCACCATGCGGCCCAGTACGGTCACGGTGCGCCGGTTGGATACCGGGGAACTGCCAGTCAAGACGCTGCGGGTGGTGCTGAACGACCCGCCGTCCGGGCTGCAGGTCACGGCGGTCAGCGTGCAGCCGGGCACGGTGCGTCTGGTCGCGGCGCCGGAACTGCTGGCCCGGCTGCGGGAGGTCGCGGGGCAGGTGACGTACCGGGAGGGGACGTACACGGCGCCCGTGCGCCTGAACGTCCCGGCGGGCGCGCAGGCGCTGGAGACCGTGAGCGTGCGTCTGACGGTGACACGCCGCACGGCCCCTTGA
- a CDS encoding RidA family protein produces the protein MRQNISSGSPWEAKIGYARAVRVGSAVHVSGTTATVNGEVVGEGDPAEQTRAVLGIIRRALETAGARLEDVVRTRIYVTDIRQWEEIGLAHGEVFGEIRPATTMVQVAALIDPLHLVEIEAEAIIP, from the coding sequence ATGCGGCAGAACATCAGCAGCGGCAGCCCCTGGGAAGCAAAGATCGGATACGCCCGCGCCGTCAGGGTCGGGAGTGCCGTGCACGTCAGCGGCACGACCGCCACCGTGAACGGCGAGGTCGTCGGCGAGGGCGACCCCGCCGAGCAGACCCGCGCGGTCCTCGGCATCATCCGCCGCGCCCTGGAGACCGCCGGAGCGCGCCTGGAGGATGTCGTCCGCACCCGCATCTACGTGACGGACATCCGCCAGTGGGAGGAGATCGGCCTCGCGCACGGCGAGGTCTTCGGCGAGATCCGCCCCGCGACGACCATGGTGCAGGTCGCCGCGCTGATCGACCCACTGCACCTCGTGGAAATCGAGGCCGAGGCGATCATCCCCTGA
- a CDS encoding metal-dependent hydrolase, which translates to MNIHFIGHSTFLLESGGHRLLIDPFIEGNPQASVSLQEALEWTLSAVLISHAHGDHWGNALDFARAGVPLIATAEIAGYAGKNGATQPVGMNIGGTYRAGWGSVTLTPAWHSSSFPDGTYGGMPTGLIIELGGKRVYFAGDTNLFSDMSLIGQRGLDAALLPIGDHYTMGPEEAARTLDLLKPRVAIPMHYGTFPPLTGDPAVFQREGEARGVDVRILKPGEHTTL; encoded by the coding sequence ATGAACATCCATTTCATCGGCCACAGCACCTTCCTGCTCGAGAGCGGCGGGCACCGCCTGCTCATCGACCCGTTCATCGAGGGCAACCCGCAGGCCAGCGTCTCCCTGCAAGAAGCCCTGGAGTGGACGCTCAGCGCCGTGCTGATCAGCCACGCGCACGGCGACCACTGGGGCAACGCCCTGGACTTCGCCCGGGCCGGCGTGCCCCTGATCGCCACCGCCGAGATCGCCGGGTACGCCGGGAAGAACGGCGCGACCCAGCCGGTCGGCATGAACATCGGCGGCACCTACCGCGCCGGGTGGGGCAGCGTCACCCTGACGCCCGCGTGGCACTCCTCGTCCTTCCCGGACGGCACCTACGGCGGCATGCCCACCGGCCTGATCATCGAACTGGGTGGTAAGCGCGTGTACTTCGCGGGCGACACCAACCTCTTCAGCGACATGAGCCTGATCGGCCAGCGCGGCCTGGACGCCGCCCTGCTGCCCATCGGCGACCACTACACCATGGGCCCCGAGGAGGCCGCCCGCACCCTGGATCTCCTCAAGCCGAGGGTGGCGATCCCCATGCACTACGGCACCTTCCCCCCGCTGACCGGCGACCCCGCCGTCTTCCAGCGTGAGGGCGAGGCGCGCGGCGTGGACGTCCGCATCCTGAAGCCCGGCGAGCACACCACCCTGTAA
- a CDS encoding acyltransferase, with translation MTWLKPVEIGQDAQATYNEFLRDLDARLSDPGTDRFELAAGVLSELMYGRSVEQLRADAPLAALNVDARNVTFEAEYYMATDTEAFTRVKPLLWLWKNADLTPVGQNPVLGIPLRRVLAGHVFRRVGRDFKCWQNVEFSVGYNMEVGNDVVVHRHVLLDDIGGIELHDNASISDYVNVYSHTHSVLDGPDVTLRRTVIGRGARVTYHSTVLAGSVISDDAMLATHALLRGDIPPHGIAMGVPARTTRFKVREPQEVHVDSRSFVRAADRKANPEFPDPTPNQTRLPEEQEQPRPLVTGQG, from the coding sequence GTGACGTGGCTCAAGCCGGTGGAGATTGGTCAGGACGCGCAGGCGACCTACAACGAGTTCCTGCGTGATCTGGACGCGCGGCTGTCGGATCCGGGCACGGACCGGTTCGAGCTGGCGGCCGGGGTGCTCTCGGAGCTCATGTACGGCCGCTCTGTGGAGCAGCTCCGGGCGGACGCGCCGCTGGCGGCGCTGAACGTGGACGCGCGGAACGTGACGTTCGAGGCGGAGTATTACATGGCGACGGACACGGAGGCGTTCACGCGGGTGAAGCCGCTGCTGTGGCTGTGGAAGAACGCGGACCTGACGCCAGTGGGGCAGAATCCGGTGCTGGGTATTCCGCTGCGGCGGGTGCTGGCCGGGCACGTGTTCCGGCGGGTGGGGCGTGACTTCAAGTGCTGGCAGAACGTGGAGTTCAGCGTCGGGTACAACATGGAGGTCGGGAACGACGTGGTCGTGCACCGGCACGTGCTGCTGGACGACATCGGCGGCATTGAGCTGCATGACAACGCGAGCATCAGCGATTACGTGAACGTGTACAGTCACACGCACAGCGTGCTGGACGGGCCGGACGTGACGCTGCGGCGCACGGTGATCGGGCGGGGCGCGCGGGTGACGTACCACTCGACGGTGCTGGCGGGCAGCGTGATCAGTGACGACGCGATGCTGGCCACGCACGCGCTGCTGCGCGGGGATATCCCGCCGCATGGAATCGCGATGGGTGTCCCGGCGCGCACCACGCGCTTCAAGGTCCGTGAGCCGCAGGAGGTGCACGTGGATTCCCGGTCGTTCGTGCGCGCGGCGGACCGCAAGGCCAACCCGGAGTTCCCGGACCCCACGCCGAACCAGACGCGACTGCCGGAGGAGCAGGAGCAGCCGCGTCCGCTGGTGACCGGGCAGGGCTGA
- the cdaA gene encoding diadenylate cyclase CdaA — protein sequence MPPLGQVSVRDVLDILLVAFLVYQGYLLVAGTRAVNVVRGILVFAGVWVAAQLLNLTTLSYLLGRAGTVGIFALIVLFQPELRAVLERVGRPRGRDTGASGAALQDLARAMERLAERKTGALIAIERRTPLGEYAATGVSLDALVSVPFLEALFARNAPLHDGGVIIQGSRVIAAGCLFPLQSSDGTYRRYGTRHRAAIGLSELTDAVVLVVSEERGSMRVALGGRLGPDLTGAELREHLRTLVYDPAGYSPLPDPAPEVQP from the coding sequence ATGCCCCCGCTTGGACAGGTCAGTGTCCGGGACGTTCTGGACATCCTGCTGGTCGCGTTTCTGGTGTACCAGGGGTACCTGCTGGTCGCGGGCACGCGCGCCGTGAACGTCGTGCGCGGCATCCTGGTGTTCGCGGGCGTGTGGGTGGCGGCGCAGCTGCTGAACCTCACGACCCTGTCGTACCTGCTGGGCCGCGCCGGGACGGTGGGGATCTTCGCGCTGATCGTGCTGTTCCAGCCGGAGCTGCGCGCGGTGCTGGAACGCGTGGGCCGCCCGCGCGGACGCGACACCGGGGCGAGCGGCGCGGCGCTGCAGGACCTGGCACGCGCCATGGAACGCCTCGCGGAGCGCAAGACGGGCGCGCTGATCGCCATCGAGCGCCGCACGCCGCTGGGCGAGTACGCCGCGACGGGCGTGTCGCTGGACGCGCTGGTCAGCGTCCCGTTCCTGGAGGCGTTGTTCGCCCGCAACGCGCCGCTGCATGACGGCGGCGTGATCATCCAGGGGTCGCGGGTGATCGCGGCCGGGTGCCTGTTCCCGCTGCAGTCCAGTGACGGCACGTACCGCCGATACGGCACGCGGCACCGCGCGGCGATCGGCCTGTCGGAACTGACCGACGCGGTGGTGCTGGTCGTCAGTGAGGAGCGCGGCAGCATGCGCGTGGCGCTGGGGGGGCGGCTGGGCCCGGACCTGACGGGCGCGGAACTGCGCGAGCACCTGCGGACGCTGGTGTACGACCCGGCCGGGTACAGCCCCCTGCCGGACCCGGCGCCGGAGGTGCAGCCGTGA
- a CDS encoding HepT-like ribonuclease domain-containing protein codes for MPAAEPLFPDLRLPTIAGALREARPLWEALGVARVRVFGSVARGEAGPESDIDVLIDFGPGPARGLLDLMRVRDLFEDLLKRRVDVMTPGALRPPLRGEILADAVDVLAVPDPAPRSHRPKRWRWRVFDLLAAIDRIAAFTDGHSLTTFERDEVVRDAVLHNLARLGETTKFIPQSVQDRHPEVPWVLLRDIRNTVAHDYFGIEAGLIWHTACVDLPALRPALQTLADGPREAGGSLPGQR; via the coding sequence ATGCCCGCCGCCGAGCCGCTGTTCCCGGATCTCCGCCTGCCGACCATCGCGGGGGCGCTGCGGGAGGCGCGGCCGCTGTGGGAGGCGCTGGGCGTGGCGCGCGTGCGGGTGTTCGGGTCAGTGGCGCGCGGCGAGGCGGGCCCCGAGAGTGACATCGACGTGCTGATCGACTTCGGGCCCGGTCCGGCGCGGGGCCTGCTGGACCTGATGCGGGTGCGGGACCTGTTCGAGGACCTCCTGAAGCGCCGCGTGGACGTCATGACGCCCGGCGCACTGCGGCCGCCGCTGCGCGGGGAGATCCTCGCGGACGCGGTGGACGTCCTGGCAGTGCCGGACCCCGCGCCACGCTCGCACCGCCCGAAACGGTGGCGCTGGCGGGTGTTCGACCTGCTGGCGGCCATTGACCGGATCGCGGCGTTCACGGACGGACACTCCCTGACCACCTTCGAGCGGGACGAAGTGGTCCGGGACGCCGTGCTGCACAATCTGGCGCGGCTGGGCGAGACGACGAAGTTCATCCCGCAGAGCGTGCAAGACCGGCATCCGGAGGTGCCGTGGGTGCTGCTGCGCGACATCCGGAACACGGTCGCGCACGACTACTTCGGGATCGAGGCAGGCCTGATCTGGCACACGGCGTGCGTGGACCTCCCGGCGCTGCGGCCCGCGCTGCAGACTCTGGCGGACGGACCGCGGGAGGCCGGTGGGTCACTGCCAGGGCAGCGCTGA
- a CDS encoding PulJ/GspJ family protein has protein sequence MAPERTQGFTLIEVLISIVVLAVVLAMVSSIMTGLFRDNRQAEQRQNLSARMQTAAEDLRRHWLDPAASGVDPDTRGRYRLRRACVDGFSVPAGMTVTVWDVTPDGKGDFTVSAPYGLSASCASAAVRPARSVRRVRVQNAAGGTTNEITFEMYGG, from the coding sequence ATGGCTCCTGAACGAACGCAAGGTTTCACCCTCATCGAAGTGCTGATCTCCATCGTCGTGCTGGCGGTCGTGCTGGCCATGGTGTCCTCGATCATGACCGGCCTGTTCCGCGACAACCGCCAGGCCGAGCAGCGGCAGAACCTCAGTGCCCGCATGCAGACCGCCGCCGAGGACCTGCGCCGCCACTGGCTGGATCCCGCCGCGTCCGGCGTGGACCCCGACACCCGGGGTCGCTACCGGCTACGCCGCGCCTGCGTGGACGGCTTCAGCGTCCCGGCCGGGATGACCGTCACCGTCTGGGACGTCACGCCCGACGGCAAGGGTGATTTCACGGTCAGCGCCCCGTACGGCCTGTCGGCCAGTTGCGCCTCGGCGGCCGTGCGGCCCGCACGCAGCGTGCGGCGCGTGCGGGTGCAGAACGCGGCGGGCGGCACCACGAACGAGATCACCTTCGAGATGTATGGCGGCTGA
- a CDS encoding HAD family hydrolase — protein MRTRLIATDLDGTLLDSDLQVSARTRAALDAARAAGIEVVPVTARQPRGLGLIAAQAGFTGWALCGNGAHGVHLGTGETLFEAHVEPFAQRAVAAALTERIGGLLFVSVRERGEVFAAQAGYAELAHFEDHKRWPHEMQALPLADVLAAPSLKLIVRHPTLGPDELLREARALDLPGVAVTHSGAPFIEVLAAGVSKAWGLSRLCAHLGIQQGEVLAFGDAPNDAEMLAWAGRGVAVAHAHPDARSAADEVAASNDEDGVAAVIEALPELSAR, from the coding sequence TTGAGGACCCGCCTGATCGCCACCGACTTGGACGGCACGCTGCTGGACTCGGACCTGCAGGTGAGTGCCCGCACCCGCGCGGCGCTGGACGCCGCCCGCGCGGCGGGGATTGAGGTGGTGCCGGTCACGGCGCGGCAGCCGCGTGGTCTGGGCTTGATCGCGGCGCAGGCGGGCTTCACCGGCTGGGCGCTGTGCGGGAACGGCGCGCACGGCGTGCACCTGGGGACCGGGGAGACGCTGTTCGAGGCGCACGTGGAGCCATTCGCCCAGCGGGCGGTCGCGGCGGCCCTGACCGAGCGGATCGGGGGTCTGCTGTTCGTGTCGGTCCGTGAGCGGGGCGAGGTGTTCGCCGCGCAGGCCGGGTACGCCGAGCTGGCGCACTTCGAGGATCACAAGCGCTGGCCGCACGAGATGCAGGCCCTGCCTCTGGCGGACGTGTTGGCCGCGCCCAGCCTGAAACTGATCGTCCGCCACCCCACCCTGGGTCCCGACGAGCTGCTGCGCGAGGCCCGCGCGCTGGACCTGCCCGGCGTGGCGGTCACGCACAGCGGCGCGCCGTTCATTGAGGTGCTCGCGGCGGGCGTCAGCAAGGCCTGGGGCCTGTCGCGCCTGTGCGCCCACCTGGGCATCCAGCAGGGGGAGGTTCTGGCCTTCGGGGACGCGCCCAACGACGCTGAGATGCTCGCCTGGGCCGGGCGTGGCGTGGCGGTGGCGCACGCCCACCCCGACGCACGGAGCGCCGCCGACGAGGTCGCAGCCAGCAACGATGAGGACGGCGTGGCCGCTGTGATCGAGGCGCTGCCGGAACTGTCCGCCCGCTGA
- a CDS encoding prepilin-type N-terminal cleavage/methylation domain-containing protein gives MRTLQRPQAGLTLIEILITLTLGLLILGAAYSLTTSTADANALLTARTQLRADAMVSTQLLSARLREACSVIPAGTSVTLPSVPGTRNAAGTRSWTVGTNFVGLVVPARVTDASSTPVLYAYYLMNRATYNDQMPAQQKIASTGATSLVLMEFQVPLPTTPNPCAVPALTAVTLPSSGARALLLAEHVRPPNAAEVALTAESDLALTYRLRFEKTISGRATVYPPLADTPLRASIVGRNVR, from the coding sequence GTGCGGACCCTTCAGCGGCCCCAGGCGGGCCTGACCCTGATCGAGATCCTGATCACGCTGACGCTGGGACTGCTGATCCTGGGTGCGGCGTACTCCCTGACAACCAGTACCGCTGACGCCAACGCCCTGCTGACCGCCCGCACGCAGCTGCGCGCCGACGCGATGGTCAGCACCCAGTTGCTCAGCGCGCGGCTGCGCGAGGCGTGCAGCGTGATCCCCGCAGGGACCAGCGTGACGCTGCCGAGCGTGCCGGGAACCAGGAACGCCGCCGGGACCCGCAGCTGGACGGTCGGTACCAACTTCGTGGGCCTGGTCGTCCCGGCGCGCGTGACCGATGCCAGCAGCACCCCGGTGCTGTATGCGTACTACCTGATGAACCGCGCCACGTACAACGACCAGATGCCCGCGCAGCAGAAGATCGCCTCGACCGGGGCCACGTCGCTGGTCCTGATGGAATTCCAGGTGCCGCTGCCGACAACGCCGAATCCTTGCGCCGTCCCGGCCTTGACGGCGGTCACGCTGCCGTCCAGCGGCGCGCGAGCGCTGCTGTTGGCTGAGCACGTGCGTCCCCCCAACGCGGCTGAGGTCGCCCTGACGGCCGAATCGGATCTGGCGTTGACGTACCGCCTGCGTTTCGAGAAGACTATCAGCGGGCGCGCCACGGTGTACCCGCCGCTGGCGGACACGCCCCTGCGGGCGTCCATCGTGGGACGCAACGTCCGCTGA